Part of the Maridesulfovibrio sp. genome, GCGCAAGAAACGAAATTGTGCTGATTTGTATAAATTCATGGCTAACTAAATAAAGCTAAAGGTTTTCATCTTATTATATATCAAAATTAGAATCATATTCAAGAGGTGTGCATGCACTTGCTTGCGGGGTGCTGGATTATGCTCTACAGCAAGGTAAAGTTTTCAATTAAGGATTCGCGGGAGTAGGGATGATTTTTTTTTTATGTCGAGCTATAGAAAAACATTTTCTTTTACTGGCAGTGCTTTTGAGCTGCCTTGCTTTTCTGGAGCCGGCTCTGTTTACATGGCTTAAGCCGCATATCGCCCTCAGTCTGGGCATAATCATGTTTGGTATGGGGCTTACCCTTGATTTCAGCGATTTTGCTGCGGCGATTCGGAATTATAAAGCGGTAGGACTCGGCATCCTGCTGCAGTATACAGTCATGCCTGCCCTGGCGGTGGGGATTTCAGCTCTATGCGGATTGCCGCAGGAAGCTTTGATCGGAATGATAGTGGTCGGGGCCTGTCCCGGGGGGACTGCATCAAATGTAATTGCTCATCTGGCAAAGGCTGATGTGGCTCTTTCGGTGACCATGACCCTCGCCTCAACTTGCCTTGCGCCGATCCTGACTCCGCTAATTATCTATGTTCTTCTTAACCAGCAGATTGAAATTCCATTTCTGCCCATGGTTAAATCCGT contains:
- a CDS encoding bile acid:sodium symporter family protein, with amino-acid sequence MIFFLCRAIEKHFLLLAVLLSCLAFLEPALFTWLKPHIALSLGIIMFGMGLTLDFSDFAAAIRNYKAVGLGILLQYTVMPALAVGISALCGLPQEALIGMIVVGACPGGTASNVIAHLAKADVALSVTMTLASTCLAPILTPLIIYVLLNQQIEIPFLPMVKSVFWIVIFPLVDGLVLRRLLRSRLDPLLHIFPSISIIVISMLIACIIGLNQSMLASFPLLVFVAVILHNAGGLGAGYGVGRLAGFSHRESVTLAIEVGMQNSGLGVALATKYFGIASALPGALFSLWHNISGILLANRNRVISSGEKNEKQS